TTTGTTCATTAAAGGATCTTGGTCAATTCCATTATTTTCTTGGGTtagaatttgattttttttctcttctggTGACTTACTAATATCTCAACATAAATACATTACTGATGTTTTGAAAAGAGCAAATATGCAAAACTCCAATACTATGTTCACTCCTATGTTACCCTCTATGAATTTATCCTCACAAGGGACAGATTATTTTGAAGATCCCACTTTTTATAGGTCTATTGTAGGTGACCTCCAATATGCAACCTTAAGTCATCCTAAACTTGCCTTTGCGGTCAATTGTGTGAGTTAATTCATGCATCAACCATTCACCCGTCATTGAAAAGCTGCCAAAAGAATTCTTCGATATCTTTCAGGTAAGCTAATCATAGAATTAAGCTAAGAAAGTGTACTGATTTCCCCCTTTTGGCCTTTGCTGATGTAGATTGGGCTTCAAAGTTTGAGGATCGAAAGTCTACAAGCAGATATCGCATTTTCTTAGGAAGCAACTCTATGTGTTAGAGCAGCAGAAAGCAAACCACTGTGAGTAGGTCCTCCACTAAAACTGAATATAGATGCTTGACTGAAGCTGCTACAGAAACTCCTCTCTGAAATTCGTGTCACAATTCCAATTCCTCCAACGATTTAATGTGACAACCTTGGGGCAATTTTGCTTGTTGCCAGTCCAATATTACATAGTAGAACAAACATTTTGAAATTGATCTACATTTTGTTAGAGAACGTGTGTCCGAAAGACAATTTTTATCGTTCATATTCCATCCCATTCTCAAATTGTTGATGCATTAACCACACCTTCATTTGCTCCAACCTTTGAGAAATATTTGTCCAAACTAAGAGTGTTTCCAGCAACAATTCGTAGTTTGAGGGGAGTGGGGAGAATAGAGAAATTAGTGAAGTTACTTAGTGCATAAGTTTACTATAAATTCATCATCAACTTGAGGATGTAAACAGGATGAAGGAATGAGATAGTCACAATTCTATTTTTACAATAGTTttccttttctctcttctctcgaATGTTTCTTGTTACAGAAGCAAACTACTCTGCAGAGTTTAGCTTCATTGTGCATAGCTTGAACCTTCTTGACCCaaccttctcttgttcaaatcTAGCCACACTCTCCTAGCTTTCATTTCAAGCCTTCTTAAGTGTTGTGGCTTGGATTGGCTTTGGAAAAATTCAGATATGTCCTAAGTAATAATTAGAAAGAAACTGAAGAATTTTGTACTTGCCTTCTAATAAGGTTTATGTCAAGGTTGCTGCAGGTGGCATATATACTGCATTATTTCTTTCTGAATCCTACAATTTAGGATTGATACTGTCCATCATGAAACCCAGAAAACCCTTACTATCTTATCATCCTTATCTTCCTGACTTTCCTCCCTCTCCCTCTTGTCATCGTGAGGCTTCAACCAACCTCTGCTACCTTCTCTTTTATCTTTGTTATTATCAGCTCGTATTCCTTCTCAGTCATCTTCATCCCTCTCAGTGGATTTGTAATCATGCTTAGAATTCCTCTCAGATCGGTGATGGCAATGGTGTGGCCTTTAGAGGCTTGAAAGGTAGTTTGATTGTTTTTTAGATGGTTGTTGATGAAGGAgttttaaagtaaaaataaaaagggaggGAGGATGACGGTGCAGGGTAGAGGAAGGACACGAGACTAGTTGTACCAAGGAAGAGGAGGACAAGGACAACGGGGAGGCCAGTGGGAAAGAATTATGAGATAGTTTATTGTTGGCATCTTTTGAGGTTGTTTTTGTCGGTGCAAGAATATTCGAGTaccaatttaataattaaatctattaaaaataatcgagtaaattattgaaaattttgagTTGGGAAACAATAATATTCtcgatgatgaaaaagaaaaacatataTTTGATTGGGTTTGAAAGCCCATATGTTAGTTTTATGAGTGTCCTATTGTGCAGGTCCAAATTGATGGTGTGATGGCAAAAACACACCCCATTGTTGATGGCATTTATCAGATCAATTTTTTGGCTAAATAAACATCTTGAACAAGCATCCAACATACGAGACAAGTCTCGTGATAATTATTCATTGCTGGTATATGGAGTTGCTGTACCAGTTTGGGTACTAGCAAGTAAGcaatgattatttttttttcatcaaatTGATGAAGGAAAAGGATTTGGattctctaaattttgaatttttattttagaggatAGAGTGTGATCTTCTACTCTTAAATagtttctctctcatatttatttttggccccacttataaaataaatggtgagagatcacactttactctctaaagtgaaattcaaaatttagaggattcaaattcgaaaaaaaaagaataaaacttGGAACTAAAGTTAAAAATCAACGCTATTGATTTGATTAGTACAACCAAGGTTTTGAAAACCGGATCAGACCGGCCGGTCCGACCGATTTAACCGTAAACTGGTGATAATAACGGTTTGGTTTGATGCCTAAAACCGAAAATTACAAAACCGGCCATAAACTGCTAAACTGGCCGAAAATCGGCCGGTCAAACCAAAACCGGAACCGGCCGATTTGAACAAAACGACAAGTTTTGTGCTTAAGGGGAAATCAAAGAAGCCAAAACGCGTCTTTTACTCATCCATCTCCTTCCTTGTTCATTCGAGCAAATACGCCCAGCCTCAACCAAGGGAAAAACCCTAGCCGCCACCACCGCCGCAAGGAGGAGTTGTCTTTGCCGTCGTCCGTCGCAGTCAGGCGCTTATCTCCTCGAGTCTTCGTGCGTCGCAATCAGGGGAGtttcttccaagtcttcaatcTGTTCGCAGTCACAAGTCGCAGGCGCGCCGTTTCTCCCTCGAGCTCGGTGGCCGTCGTCTTGTCGCCGTTGTCTATCGCCGTCTGTCGCAGTCAGGGATTTGTCTTCTCGAGTCTTCGTGCATCACAGTCAGGGGAGTTCTCCAAGTCCTCGATCTGTTCGCAGTCACCGTCGCAGGCGTGCTGCTTCTTCCTCATGCTCGGCGGCCGTCATCTTGTCGCCGTCGTCTGTTGCCATCAGCTGTCGCCATCCGTCCTCCTCAGAGATCGAAGGTTAGTGACTCAGAGCTCatttgttcttcattttttttaatttttttatgctttGTTTAGAAATCATTGCATGATTATTGAATATGCTTTGCATTTTTAATAATTCTTAACTATAATTGATTCATTTTTCATTACTGTGAACTGTGAACTTTGTTGAATAATCATTGTTAGTTAAAGCTGTGAACTTTGTTGTTGTTACTTGTTACTGAGTTGAATAATTATTGACTAATTTGCAGTGGATTTTTGTGAACCTGTGATtgatgatgaattgatgattgaTGACTCTGTCGTTGCCCATTGCTCACTGCTTCTTTGCTTAAATTGAAAATCTTGTTAATCTTGTTAATTAAATTGAGGATTGATGATTAAATTGTTAACAGAACCCACTTTACAAAAAATCAAGAATATCTAAGTTGTGAATTTATCTTGCTACCAGGATCAACACAGATGCTAATAGAAAACTGTTACTAAACTATGAATTTTTTGTCAAATGGTTGATATTTTTTAGGTTGGTGATTATGATAGGAAATACAGGGAAGCTTAGGATTAAAAATGGGTAAGTTGCCTTTTTTGAcccatttttattttggtttctATTTGGTAACAATTGTAATTGAGAACTTTCATAGGTACTTTCTCATGTTTTTAGATTGGGAGATTGCAGACTCGACTCTGCAGTTTTGATAATGCCATTTCCAGCAAGCTTCCAATTTGTTTATGTAGTTCGTGTCTCTACTTGTCAATTGTTGTATATATGAATGTGTGATATATGTTGTTTGTCTTTCTGTTCTCTCttcctttttatcttttgttgaTTGTGGTAGAGTTGTTTGCCTATGTTTATTCACTAAAGTATTTGTATTTTGATAAGATCATATGGCTAGGTTTGGATGATGACATTTtatgtaatattttaaaatttatattaaactataattatattttagaatgtttatttataatttatctattattttattataaaacggttTTTTCGGTTGAACCACGGTTGGACCGGTTAGACCAGTAAACCAGTAAACCAGTGACTAGAGCGGTTTAATGACCGGTCCGGTTTTTAAAACCTTGAGTACAACCAAGGACAATTTGTTATAAACAAacggaagaaaaagaaatagcaAGGACAATATACTCCTTATTAGAATATCCTAATTAGAGAACAAAATCAGAAAAATATCAAAGAGCATTAGGAAAAAATCAATGTAATTTATTAG
Above is a genomic segment from Arachis stenosperma cultivar V10309 chromosome 1, arast.V10309.gnm1.PFL2, whole genome shotgun sequence containing:
- the LOC130983024 gene encoding uncharacterized protein LOC130983024, which codes for MFPEVIDNNIHNFDSQEAIVLTFIPPPPSSLVTHSSHSVNLVHKQCRKSILLFLTNKTWNLVTPSHDAIIIGSKWIFTIKKGSDDTIKKYKACLITKGCHQIEGVDYSQIFSPVIRPTATQIILSIALSKVLCLRGNQRSQNASFTHPSPSLFIRANTPSLNQGKNPSRHHRRKEELSLPSSVAVRRLSPRVFVRRNQGSFFQVFNLFAVTSRRRAVSPSSSVAVVLSPLSIAVCRSQGFVFSSLRASQSGEFSKSSICSQSPSQACCFFLMLGGRHLVAVVCCHQLSPSVLLRDRRLVIMIGNTGKLRIKNGTFLRRRSLGVVLSEKAFTTLMK